In the Gopherus evgoodei ecotype Sinaloan lineage unplaced genomic scaffold, rGopEvg1_v1.p scaffold_62_arrow_ctg1, whole genome shotgun sequence genome, one interval contains:
- the LOC115643559 gene encoding olfactory receptor 11A1-like yields the protein MKPTANKCQGNQTTVTEFILLGFGDLPGLHVLLFLLFLVIYIVTMAGNILIVVLVVTDQHLHTPMYFFLGNLSCLETSYTSTMLPRMLDSLLTGNRNISVPSCIIQLYFFGSLAGTECCLLSVMSYDRYLAICKPLHYAALMNDRLCLQLAVASWIGGFVSVAFLISVMSLLTFCGPNEIDHFFSDFSPIMKLSCSDTYWLEVSAVIHSSLFTFPPFLLTLASYVSIITTILRIPSTTGRQKAFSTCSSHLIVVTIFYGTLIIVYLLSDSDALRVLNKVCSVFYGVLTPLVNPLIYSLRNKEVKEALRKALLRFFVF from the coding sequence ATGAAACCCACAGCAAACAAATGCCAGGGAAATCAAACGACCGtgacagaattcatcctcctgggatttggggaTCTTCCTGGACTTCAcgttcttctcttcctgctgttcctagtgatctacattgtgaccatggctgggaacatcctcattgtTGTGTTAGTTGTGACTGATCAGCACCTGcatacccccatgtacttcttcctggggaacttgtcctgcttggagaccagCTACACCTCCACTATGCTGCCCAGGATGCTGGACAGTCTCCTGACTGGGAACAGAAACATTTCTGTTCCCAGCTGCATCATACAATTATATTTCTTTGGTTCTCTGGCAGGCACAGAATGTTGTCTACTAtctgtgatgtcttatgatcggtatttagctaTATGCAAACCTCTGCATTATGCAGCCCTGATGAATGACAGGTTGTGCCTCCAGCTAGCGGTCGCGTCATGGATAGGTGGATTTGTGTCTGTTGCCTTCTTAATATCTGTGATGTCACTATTAACATTTtgtggccccaatgaaattgaccatttcttttctgATTTTAGTCCAATAATGAAACTGTCCTGCAGCGACACTTACTGGCTGGAGGTTTCAGCTGTCATACATTCCTCCCTATTCACATTTCCTCCATTTCTGTTGACCCTTGCATCTTATGTTAGtatcatcaccaccatcctgagaatcccgtCCACCACTGGGAGAcagaaggccttttccacctgctcttcCCACCTCAtcgtggtgacaattttctatggaacCCTCATCATTGTGTATCTGCTATCAGACTCTGATGCACTGAGGGTCTTGAACAAAGTGTGCTCTGTTTTCTATGGAGTCCTGACCCCTTTGgtcaaccccctcatctacagcctgagaaacaaggaggtaAAGGAAGCCTTGAGAAAAGCTCTCCTTAGATTTTTTGTCTTTTAG